From the genome of Nicotiana sylvestris chromosome 1, ASM39365v2, whole genome shotgun sequence:
TTCCTTGTACCTCCGAGGTATGTGGTAAGAAACCTTGAACCGGGATCAAAGGAAAATTCCAATCCAAATTGATCAGTTGGAAATCGACGCAAGGATGTAGCACAATAACGTTCACTTAAGTAATCAAATATATCCCTGCTTATAGGTTGGTCATGACTGGAAGCGGTAAGCAAACATTGCAGTGCTAGTAGATCATCAAATATGATAAGGTGACTATAAGCATACTTAACTACAGAAACTGGTTGAAACATTTCATCGGACACCTGGGTTTCAGGATTTACTGAATTGCTCCTCATGGAATTTGTAACTTCCATGTCAATTTCCCTATCCGATATTTCAACGAACACCTTGCAGGCACATCTTCTTGAATTGTCCTTCTCGGAATTGTGCACAGTGTTGGAGAGTCCTTTATCCATATCAGAATCAATCTCTGGTTCTGCAATAAAAGAGGTTCTGAGAATTCCTCTGGTTCGTACTTATCGTGCAAAGACACAGCCAAGTCCGAGTGTTGTGGAGCGTCGGAGATCGTCTTGGAAGAGGCAAGCATCATGTTCTCTATATTGTCGAGCAGGTTGAGCATACGAGTGTTATTATCCATCATCGCCATCATCAGTCCTTGGATGGCGTCGAGATGATAATTGATAATAGTAGAAGAGTAGATAGCCATGGAGGATTGGAGTCCAAATTAATGAATGCACCAATGTTATGAACTCAACAAAACGATACCTTGATTAAACTTCCAAATAAACTGATTACAATAGAAATGAAAAGGATATAGTCATGAACTAAGAAAATAGCAGTAGAAAGAAATGAGATGAGGAGACAGAGCCATAGAGAGAAATAGACGAGGAAGAGAGACCATGAGAGGGGAGTTTTCCAGAAAACAATTGCCTAATCGTATACTTGCACGAATTGGTAATTATAGTAACTATATTCCTTCTTGTCCAGTAATTCCTTGACACATGTACCTCTAACTTGGGTCCCAGTTGCAGCCCAATAACCTCTTGTTGGGATGTTTCACATCCTGACTAGTGTGCAACCCATTCCGAGGCCCAAGTACTTCATTTTGGTTTAGCCCATTCATAATAGAGTTTGTCATTGCTTAACTCTTTAGTTGTTAATCTAATTTTTCCCTCTTACTTACATAGTGATAGAGTCTATTCGCTGTTGCAAATCTGAATATAGTCTGGCTGCAATGGCGATACTGAATACCGAATAGAAACCAAAAAATAGATTCATAGAGTCCGACTAAAGTATTGAAGAAGTCTTGGGGTCAATTTTTCATAACACGTGTTTCAAAGAAAACGTGTAccctttttgttttttgttttttgttttccaAAGCATCTCCTATAAGACTGATGACTCAAGAATTTTGCCCCAAGAAAACACACGCAGATGTTTTTGTTTTTGGAAAAGAAGTTTCTATAAATGTAATGACTTGTACTACTAATTTAATTTTAACCCACGGAGCAATTCAATTATTTCAATACTGAAATATACATCAATGTAGACATTTCAACCTTGCTAGACCATTCAAATTAAATGCCATATTTAATTTGTTTACTAACACTATCTCGGTCTTTGAACTATTAGAGTGTTACAAATATTGGTATTCGCGGAAAAAGATTATACTAATATCGGAATGATTAGTCCATCCGAAAGAAAAAGAGATGTGAAATAAAATGGAaaaggaatatatatatatatatagtgataATTTGATTCTTCGTCCTTAAATATGATAGAGAAACGTGTGTAATTCTTCTTTTTGACAAAAAACTTTACAAAAGATTGAATTTTTAGAGACTCACTTTTGGGGTAAAGTGCTACCAAAAAAAACTCAATTTCCAGGCATGAAATCGACAATCGACATCTCTAATTAAGAATGAAGAATATTTATTATTCCACCACAACTTTTgaaaatcaaatgagatcaaccaAGACTTTATCTTGATAAAGTCACTCTCATGTGGAAAATTTATAGCAATTCTTTACGCTTATATTTTCGTTCTTACTTTTTACATCATCTTACTAACCATATCTTCTACTACTTGTTTTTCAGAAAATGAAATCAAAACCAGTTCTTTAAAACTAATTCTTCACTGTATATTGTTATTGTATAGAAGTTAAACTTGTGTCTTTATACTTAGATTACTGTATACTGTTATTGTCATTCGTGCGTAGAAGTTGAACTTGTGTCTTCATACAGTAACTGTATACCTCCAGTGCATAAAAGTTAAATTTATTACTCCGTCAATCACAATTTATGTTGGTGCACTTTCCTTTTTTGTGTGTCCCAAAAAAGCATATTACATTGTCTATATTTACaaataataaatttttattttattttaataaataatatttcttaaactttttccGTTCAAATAATGTCACATATTAACACGAAGGAAGTACTTTTTACACTGATTATTATATTTCGACAcaacacaaaagtcaaactatATATTGTCAGTGCAAGAGGGAAGTGCACAATTAGCCACTAATTAGAGTTGTATTTATTCTTAAGCCACTATTTAAAATGTATTTACTCTTTAGCCAGTGCTTTAATAAATTTTTGTCCgccggacgaaaatacccttgtTCTAGACatgatgtccttaacttcatgagtgtcgtgtaaatattaaggacacaTTGTCTTGAATTAGCACCTTCTATGTTATGCTTTAGGgcatcatgtccttaacttcatatgtgcagtgtaaatgttaaggacatagtgtccttaacttcatgagtgttgtgtaaatattaaggacaaagtgtcatgtatttgcaccttctgttgttaaactttaggacatcatgtccttaacGTCATGAGtgctgtgtaaatattaaggaacAACACTCATGAAGTTAAGAACACCgtatccttaatatttacacatcaCTCATGAAAAAAGGATAAAACCGTCTTTTCGTACTAATTTTGATGAAATAATGCCTATTTTTGCTCAGCATTAAAAATATCACGTTAAAAAGTAGCTACCCCACGCCATTCTTGATATTTATACAAAGTGGACTATTCACAGATAAGGCCAAAGACTTCTCAAAAGTGTGAACGCAGTTTTAATGAGAACAATTGTCCAACCAAGTGTGAACATCTGCTGACGAAATTGTATGTGTAATTTCTTTCCAGAAACCAAATCTGTCTTTATTTATTATACTCCAtttattattaataataaaaaGGACAAAAATGGTTGTGTTTTTCGGTTTTTGTTGTTGGCCAGTTCATGTTACAGGTGTGCATATATTTCAAACCATGCAACCTAATTTTGTTTGAATAAAACCACTCCATTCCcaaaaaatacaaacaaaaaacCATATAAACACCTCTTTTTTTTGCATTCAATTTCAACAACTACTACTCTTCCATCTTCCCAACTAAATGCTATTCTTATCCTAACTATGGAACTCAAACGTCTTTGCTTTGTTTTGCCTGCAGATACTGATGAAATTGACAAAATTGATCAAAAACAACAAGCTGTagacaaaccaaagaaaaaaaatgaatctTTCTCTAAAAGAAGTTGTGGGGGTCGAGTTCTTGATTTTTTTCAAGAAACTTTGTCGAAATTAGCTGATTCCAAATGGACAACTTGTTGTCATCAagattttgaaaaaaaccaatttTCTGGTGTTTTTCATGATACAGAAGGTATGCAACTAGGTGAAAAAGGTGGTGGCGATTATAATCATAATCATAATCATAATCCAAGGATTTTCAGCTATTCTGAGCTGTTTATAGGATCCAATGGATTTAGTGAAGATGAAGTTTTAGGAAGTGGTGGATTTGGGAAGGTTTTTAGAGCTGTTTTACCTAGTGATGGAACAGTTGTTGCTGTGAAATGTTTAGCTGAAAAAGGTGAGAAATTTGAGAAAACATTTGCTGCTGAATTAGTAGCCGTTGCTCATCTTCGCCATCGCAATCTTGTGAGGCTAAGAGGATGGTGTGTATATGATGATCAACTGTTTCTTGTGTATGATTATATGCCTAATAGAAGCCTTGATCGAATTTTGTTCCGAAAACAGGACAATACAGGGTCCCCTGTTCTTGATTGGGAGCGTCGAAAAAAGATAGTAAATGGTTTAGCAGCTGCATTGTTTTATCTCCATGAACAATTGGAGACTCAAATCATTCATAGAGATGTTAAGACAAGTAATGTGATGCTTGATTCCCATTTCAACGCGCGTCTTGGCGATTTTGGCTTAGCTAGGTGGCTCGAGCATGAACTCGAGTATCAAACGAGGACGCCTTCAATGAAAAACCAGCAGTTTAGATTGGCTGAGACAACAAGAATTGGTGGAACTATAGGCTACTTACCTCCTGAAAGTTTTCAGAAAAAAGGTTTTGCTACTGCAAAATCTGATGTTTTTAGCTTTGGGATTGTTGTTCTTGAGATTGTCTCGGGTAGGCGTGCTGTCGATCTCGCGTCCCCGGATGATCAAATCATTCTTCTTGATTATATCAGGAGACTATCTGATGACAAAATGGCTTTACAAGCTGGAGATAGTAGACTTGTTGATGGTTCTTATAAGCTTTCTGACATGGAGAGACTAATACATATTGGTCTTCTTTGTACATTACATGAACCTCAATCAAGGCCTAGTATGAAGTGGATTGTTGAAGCTCTTTCTGGTCATATTTATGGTAAATTGCCTGATCTTCCTTGTTTTAAGTCACACCCTCTTTATATCTCTTTGTCATCTCCAAGTAATAGTACAACTAGCAACACAATCACTACAAGGTCTACTGCTACAACCAGTAGCAGCACGACGCCCGGTTTCAACTCCACTGTCTTCGTTACAGCCACAGGAGAAACTATGTATCTAAGTGCTGAGAGTGGAAGCAGTCAAAATGAGTCTGGAAATAGTAGCAGCAGACGCCAGTCGAGTAATTTCTTGATGGTTGAAACTCCGAGGGAGATTGCATTTAAGGAAATTGTGGCTGCGACGAATAACTTTTCGGATTCAAGAAGAGTTGCTGAGATTGATTTTGGAACTGCTTACCATGGTTTCCTTGACAACAACCAGCATATCCTAGTGAAAAGGCTAGGAATGAAGACATGTCCTGCTTTAAGAGTGAGGTTCTCGAATGAGCTTCAGAATTTGGGACGACTACGCCACAGAAACCTTGTCCAACTCCGAGGATGGTGCACTGAGCAAGGTGAAATGCTTGTTGTATATGATTACTCCCAAAGTAGTCTTCTTAGTCACCTCCTTTTCCATCAGAATCCGAGGAACAACGCCTCCATCATAAGATGGCGTCATCGGTATAACATTGTTAAATCACTTGCCTCAGCGATTCGATATCTGCATGAGGAATGGGATGAACAGGTCATACATAGAT
Proteins encoded in this window:
- the LOC104247459 gene encoding receptor like protein kinase S.2, which encodes MELKRLCFVLPADTDEIDKIDQKQQAVDKPKKKNESFSKRSCGGRVLDFFQETLSKLADSKWTTCCHQDFEKNQFSGVFHDTEGMQLGEKGGGDYNHNHNHNPRIFSYSELFIGSNGFSEDEVLGSGGFGKVFRAVLPSDGTVVAVKCLAEKGEKFEKTFAAELVAVAHLRHRNLVRLRGWCVYDDQLFLVYDYMPNRSLDRILFRKQDNTGSPVLDWERRKKIVNGLAAALFYLHEQLETQIIHRDVKTSNVMLDSHFNARLGDFGLARWLEHELEYQTRTPSMKNQQFRLAETTRIGGTIGYLPPESFQKKGFATAKSDVFSFGIVVLEIVSGRRAVDLASPDDQIILLDYIRRLSDDKMALQAGDSRLVDGSYKLSDMERLIHIGLLCTLHEPQSRPSMKWIVEALSGHIYGKLPDLPCFKSHPLYISLSSPSNSTTSNTITTRSTATTSSSTTPGFNSTVFVTATGETMYLSAESGSSQNESGNSSSRRQSSNFLMVETPREIAFKEIVAATNNFSDSRRVAEIDFGTAYHGFLDNNQHILVKRLGMKTCPALRVRFSNELQNLGRLRHRNLVQLRGWCTEQGEMLVVYDYSQSSLLSHLLFHQNPRNNASIIRWRHRYNIVKSLASAIRYLHEEWDEQVIHRCITSSAIIIDPDMNPRLGCFALAEFLTRNENSHHVVVDKKTSVRGIFGYMSPEHMDSGEATTMADVYSFGVVLLEVVSGQMAVDFRRPEALLVNRVHEFEVQKRPYEQLADWRLNGNFNSRELVRLVKLGMACTRSNPESRPSMRQIVNILDGHDKCLMENGRKKERPEEWRTRNASALSLVRRIQALGIQ